A window from Azoarcus sp. DD4 encodes these proteins:
- a CDS encoding AAA family ATPase, producing MRGMWTPAQQVAELDSRVLGTGYRIAAILGESLHAFVCRGRRESEPERPLVLKVLKTASLSEPQARYLRHKIERLRVIDHPGAVVPHTLVSQGSAHFLVYRDVPGVPLDRWERVNRPTRLNDFFTIALGLAEVLNAVHQAGVIHGGVRPHNILFDAETPTVYLVDFLSPLDVRDISHFIYDLDFIEGTLAYTSPEQTGRINLRVDFSTDMYSLAITLYELLVGDLPFRSRDPLELIHCHLAEEVPNVHTVRPEIPRVVGDIIAKLALKEPEKRYQSAVGLRADLERCRLEHLATGTIAPFPLGIHDHSRRVSFVSKMVGREREASLVLNEYGKVVRGAFRAVFISGLSGIGKTRLIQELQRPLVKHKGYFTSGKFDQYQKNVPYSSLLQALRNLVRTLLTESDSRVAAWKAKLLDALVPHAQVVIDVVPELAVLIGPQPPVQPLPPAEARQRFNAVFNRFLSCMASAENPLVLFIDDMQWCDAASFEFLQSLFANAADHPYLFFIGAYRHNEVDSSHPLIHLMRAIEDRGEALQIVRLGPLGPVHCHEMVAYILDAQEEHSGPLADFLVELTEGNPLFVSESLSYLHQQKLLHVDRHGAWRWQLDEIRRSDMPASVVELFSAKITKLPSDTLGILVLCACMGNRFAPEDIARIREITLVELYERLKPGLSLGLLVEHKHDFQFVHDRVQEAVLRLLPADERRAIHWSIGHHLLGGLQTELDAVETDRLFTIAAHLNLGKAREPDPATAADLCRINFHAGNRALDALATEAANGYFRASRAALPADAWQSAYTTSFRIHQCLAKTELMCGRPEQSRRLIDELIAHAQNELDKAEALAEQTTSLSSVGNFIDAVDTANRGLAYFDQALPASSDAAQRKMQSLMADIHREGDDLWARILDMPFTTERRARIELAFYAELIPDLYLSGQVPQLYLAAAQSTRLCLAGGMDESVIYSFSIMGLNLGEQARFDLAFRYEDLARELCARHPDTFGATRGMNGIAWCNMHSRSRPGAIVEYCRKSIQSGKNCGDLYNAGLSYGPLMWNLQVLGDDFSRIADAAQECLDFSRKNQLSFSVGLAEAVEAGWVAPMMRDDAAVPMADKLALWERSNHIASVGSYFVLRAISQHYLGDYVAAAASLEAVERYLHGLTDNVLKRQCKVFEILNALRLYERGCEPGGAARLQALIAPLVDELETWSQLGPLLVPYMALIAAERERILGSPRQARALYLDAIEIADAHGYVFLRGYLNECLGELMLGEGSQTGRGYLREADRLYRRCGAAAMEAKLRRKHPSHLPLDVAPAGVERTVEAPATLPDLDLDYLVKSSLAIVAETDLDALLRKIMQVVTESSGAQRGYLIMREGDNFAIRARSDIAERGAVKTETTTLAEAPGVSVALVNYVYRTREKVLLGGGSGPAYLADLASKEPGSLLCLPVIKRNMLVGLLYLENRLGKGMFTAAQTRVTEVIAAHAAISLENARLLAETRAAEARIQELNVELERRVEERTAQLALANRELESFSYSVSHDLRAPLRSIRDFSTILLEYYADELDDYGRDGLNRIVRASQRMGFIIDDLLQLSRIARTEVRRERIDLGVAAREILDDLLPQGAAVSIDIETGLFVDADPGLVRIMLENLLANAIKFTSKTASPEIGLRRGNDSMTFVLSDNGAGFDAKYADKLFVPFQRLHSENEFEGIGIGLAIVRRIVERHGGQIRAQGERGHGAKFYFRFR from the coding sequence ATGCGCGGGATGTGGACGCCGGCCCAGCAGGTCGCGGAGTTGGATTCGCGCGTGCTCGGCACAGGTTATCGGATCGCCGCGATCCTCGGCGAAAGCCTGCACGCGTTCGTGTGCAGGGGCCGCCGGGAGTCCGAGCCGGAGCGCCCGCTGGTGTTGAAGGTCCTCAAGACGGCGAGCCTCTCCGAGCCGCAAGCGCGCTACCTCAGGCACAAGATCGAGCGCCTGAGGGTCATCGATCATCCCGGCGCTGTCGTTCCACACACGCTCGTTTCCCAGGGCAGTGCGCACTTCCTCGTCTACCGCGACGTTCCAGGCGTTCCCCTCGACCGCTGGGAGCGGGTCAATCGGCCGACACGCCTCAACGACTTCTTCACCATCGCCCTGGGTCTCGCCGAAGTCCTGAACGCCGTCCACCAAGCCGGTGTGATCCATGGCGGCGTGAGGCCCCACAACATTCTGTTCGACGCCGAAACCCCGACGGTATACCTGGTCGATTTTCTCAGCCCGCTCGACGTCCGCGACATCAGTCACTTCATCTACGACCTCGATTTCATCGAGGGCACGCTCGCCTATACCTCGCCGGAGCAGACCGGGCGGATCAATCTTCGGGTGGATTTCTCCACCGATATGTATTCGCTGGCGATCACCCTGTACGAGCTGCTGGTGGGCGACTTGCCCTTCCGTTCCCGCGACCCACTGGAGCTGATCCATTGCCACCTCGCCGAGGAAGTGCCCAATGTCCACACGGTAAGGCCCGAGATTCCGCGCGTGGTCGGCGACATCATCGCCAAGCTGGCTCTGAAGGAACCCGAGAAGCGCTATCAGAGCGCCGTCGGTCTGCGCGCCGATCTCGAACGCTGCCGGCTGGAGCACCTTGCCACCGGCACGATCGCACCCTTTCCGCTGGGAATCCACGACCACAGCCGTCGCGTCTCCTTCGTCTCCAAGATGGTCGGGCGGGAACGCGAGGCCAGCCTCGTCCTCAATGAATACGGCAAGGTCGTGCGCGGCGCTTTCCGCGCCGTCTTCATTTCCGGTCTGTCCGGGATCGGCAAGACCCGCTTGATCCAGGAGCTGCAGCGGCCGCTGGTGAAGCACAAGGGTTACTTCACCTCCGGCAAATTCGACCAATACCAGAAGAACGTGCCGTACAGCTCGCTGCTGCAGGCGCTGCGCAACCTCGTGCGCACCCTGCTGACGGAGAGCGACAGCCGGGTGGCTGCATGGAAGGCGAAGCTGCTCGACGCCCTCGTCCCTCACGCCCAGGTAGTCATCGACGTCGTGCCGGAGCTCGCCGTCCTGATCGGGCCCCAGCCGCCGGTGCAACCATTACCTCCGGCGGAGGCGCGCCAGCGCTTCAACGCCGTCTTCAACCGCTTTCTTTCCTGTATGGCGAGCGCCGAGAATCCGCTCGTCCTGTTCATCGACGACATGCAGTGGTGTGATGCGGCGTCCTTCGAATTCCTCCAGTCCCTGTTCGCCAACGCCGCCGACCATCCGTATCTCTTCTTCATCGGTGCCTATCGGCACAACGAGGTCGACAGCAGCCATCCCCTGATCCACCTCATGCGTGCCATCGAGGATCGGGGGGAAGCCCTACAGATCGTCCGCCTCGGCCCCCTGGGGCCCGTGCACTGTCACGAGATGGTGGCCTACATCCTGGATGCGCAGGAAGAACATAGCGGGCCGCTGGCCGACTTCCTCGTCGAGTTGACCGAAGGCAACCCCCTGTTCGTCAGCGAGAGCCTGTCCTATCTCCACCAGCAGAAGCTGCTGCACGTCGATCGCCACGGCGCCTGGCGCTGGCAGCTGGACGAGATCCGTCGTTCCGACATGCCCGCCTCGGTGGTGGAGCTGTTCAGCGCGAAGATCACCAAGCTGCCTTCCGACACGCTGGGCATCCTGGTCCTGTGCGCGTGCATGGGCAATCGCTTCGCCCCGGAAGACATCGCCCGCATCCGCGAGATCACCCTCGTCGAACTCTATGAAAGGCTCAAGCCGGGGTTGAGCCTGGGACTGCTCGTCGAGCACAAGCACGACTTCCAGTTCGTCCACGACCGTGTCCAGGAGGCCGTACTGCGCCTGCTCCCCGCCGACGAGCGGCGGGCAATCCACTGGTCGATCGGTCACCACCTGCTGGGCGGCCTGCAGACCGAGCTCGACGCCGTTGAGACCGACCGCTTGTTCACCATCGCCGCCCACCTCAACCTGGGCAAGGCGCGCGAGCCCGATCCTGCCACCGCCGCCGACCTTTGCCGGATCAACTTCCACGCCGGCAACCGAGCGTTAGACGCCCTCGCCACCGAGGCGGCCAATGGGTACTTCAGGGCGAGCCGGGCCGCGCTGCCAGCCGACGCCTGGCAAAGCGCCTATACCACGAGCTTCCGCATTCACCAGTGCCTCGCCAAGACCGAGCTGATGTGCGGTCGCCCGGAGCAATCCCGCCGCCTCATCGACGAGCTGATCGCTCACGCACAAAACGAGCTCGACAAGGCGGAGGCGCTTGCCGAGCAGACGACCTCGCTGTCATCGGTCGGCAACTTCATCGACGCCGTCGATACCGCAAACCGGGGGCTCGCCTACTTCGACCAGGCGCTCCCGGCGTCATCCGATGCGGCGCAGCGCAAGATGCAGAGCCTAATGGCAGATATCCACCGCGAGGGCGACGACCTGTGGGCGCGAATCCTCGACATGCCCTTCACCACGGAACGACGCGCCCGCATCGAGCTCGCCTTTTATGCCGAATTGATCCCCGACCTCTACCTGTCGGGACAGGTGCCTCAGCTCTACCTCGCGGCGGCACAATCGACGCGCCTGTGCCTGGCCGGCGGCATGGATGAGTCGGTGATCTACTCGTTTTCGATCATGGGCCTCAACCTGGGCGAGCAGGCCCGCTTCGATCTGGCCTTCCGTTATGAGGATCTCGCCCGCGAGCTGTGCGCGCGCCATCCCGACACCTTCGGTGCCACCCGCGGCATGAACGGCATCGCGTGGTGCAACATGCACTCGCGCAGCCGCCCGGGGGCGATCGTCGAGTACTGCCGCAAGTCGATTCAAAGCGGCAAGAACTGCGGCGACCTGTACAACGCGGGCTTGTCCTACGGCCCGCTGATGTGGAACCTGCAGGTGCTCGGCGACGACTTCTCGCGTATTGCCGACGCTGCGCAGGAGTGCCTGGATTTCTCGCGGAAAAATCAACTGTCGTTCTCGGTAGGCTTGGCCGAGGCCGTCGAGGCGGGCTGGGTCGCGCCGATGATGCGCGACGACGCGGCCGTCCCCATGGCGGACAAGCTCGCGCTGTGGGAGCGCAGCAACCACATTGCCTCGGTAGGCAGCTACTTCGTGCTGCGCGCGATCAGCCAGCACTACCTGGGCGACTACGTGGCGGCGGCGGCGAGTCTGGAGGCGGTCGAGCGCTACCTGCACGGGCTCACCGACAACGTGCTCAAGCGGCAGTGCAAGGTTTTCGAGATCCTGAACGCCTTGCGTCTGTACGAACGCGGGTGTGAGCCCGGCGGGGCGGCGCGGCTTCAGGCGCTCATCGCCCCGCTGGTCGACGAGCTCGAGACGTGGTCGCAGCTCGGCCCGCTACTCGTGCCCTACATGGCCCTGATTGCCGCCGAGCGCGAGCGCATCCTCGGTTCGCCACGGCAGGCCCGCGCCCTCTACCTGGATGCGATCGAAATCGCCGACGCGCATGGCTATGTCTTTCTGCGCGGCTACCTCAACGAATGTCTGGGCGAACTGATGCTGGGAGAAGGTAGCCAGACGGGCAGGGGCTACCTCCGCGAGGCCGACCGCCTCTACCGTCGCTGCGGGGCCGCAGCCATGGAAGCCAAGCTGCGCCGGAAGCATCCGAGCCACCTGCCGCTCGATGTCGCTCCGGCAGGGGTGGAAAGAACGGTCGAGGCGCCGGCGACGTTGCCCGACCTGGATCTGGACTATCTCGTCAAGTCCTCGCTCGCCATCGTCGCCGAGACCGACCTCGACGCCCTGCTGCGGAAGATCATGCAGGTCGTGACCGAAAGCTCGGGGGCCCAGCGCGGATATCTGATCATGCGCGAAGGGGACAACTTTGCCATTCGTGCGCGGAGCGACATCGCCGAACGGGGCGCGGTCAAGACGGAGACTACGACGCTCGCCGAAGCTCCGGGAGTCAGTGTCGCGCTGGTCAACTACGTCTATCGCACGCGAGAAAAAGTGTTGCTCGGTGGCGGCAGCGGCCCCGCCTACCTGGCCGATCTCGCCAGCAAGGAGCCGGGCTCGCTGCTGTGCCTGCCCGTCATCAAGCGGAACATGCTCGTCGGTCTCCTGTACCTGGAAAACCGGCTCGGCAAGGGCATGTTTACGGCCGCGCAGACGCGCGTCACCGAGGTGATCGCCGCCCACGCCGCGATCTCTCTGGAGAACGCACGCCTGCTGGCCGAAACAAGGGCCGCAGAGGCGCGGATCCAGGAGCTCAACGTCGAGCTGGAGCGTCGGGTCGAGGAGCGCACGGCGCAGCTCGCCCTCGCCAACCGCGAGCTCGAATCGTTCTCCTACTCGGTGTCCCATGACCTGCGCGCGCCGCTGCGTAGCATCAGGGACTTCAGCACGATTCTGCTGGAATACTACGCCGACGAGCTGGACGACTATGGCCGCGACGGCCTCAATCGGATCGTACGGGCGAGCCAACGCATGGGCTTCATCATCGACGACCTGCTCCAGCTCTCGCGCATCGCGCGTACCGAGGTCCGCCGCGAGCGCATCGACCTCGGGGTTGCTGCCCGCGAGATTCTCGATGATCTGCTGCCGCAAGGGGCCGCCGTCAGCATCGACATCGAGACGGGGCTCTTCGTCGACGCCGATCCCGGCCTGGTTCGGATCATGCTGGAGAACCTGCTCGCGAACGCGATCAAGTTCACCAGCAAGACGGCGAGCCCGGAGATCGGGCTGCGCCGGGGTAACGACAGCATGACCTTCGTTTTGAGCGACAACGGTGCCGGGTTCGACGCCAAGTACGCCGACAAGTTGTTCGTCCCGTTCCAGCGGCTGCATAGCGAAAACGAGTTCGAGGGCATCGGGATCGGGCTCGCGATCGTCCGTCGAATCGTGGAGCGACATGGCGGGCAGATCCGGGCCCAGGGAGAACGTGGACACGGAGCGAAGTTCTATTTTCGCTTTCGGTAG
- a CDS encoding propionate--CoA ligase, with product MTRYREFHCHSIDKREEFWAEQAGLVHWNKPAEQICDFSNPPFVKWFKGGETNLCYNAVDRHAATRPNDRALIYVSTETDEEKVYSFAELQREVERMAAIYQDLGVKRGDRVLIYMPMIAEAAFAMLACARIGAIHSVVFGGFAAGSLATRIDDAKPVLMVSSDAGMRNGKPVPYKHLVDEACKLAEFPPKKVLIIDRGLDKGFPKVEGRDVDYAALRAKHMDATVPVTWLESSQPSYILYTSGTTGKPKGVQRDTGGYAVALAASIKHIFTGFEGETMFSTSDIGWVVGHSYIVYGPLIAGMATVMYEGTPLRPDAGIWWKIVQDHKVNVMFSAPTAVRVLKKQDPAYLKKYDLSSLKHLFLAGEPLDETSHKWIMDELGIPVIDNYWQTETGWPMLSAVRGVEKTPIKYGSPSFPVFGYDLRIFREDGTECGANEKGIVGIVPPLPPGCLSTVWGQDERFVSTYFSLFKDPVVYSSSDWGIKDEDGYHTILGRMDDVINVAGHRLGTREIEEAIQAHSAIAEVAVVGVHDEVKGQMPMAFAVVKDGSTVDNPEKRTTLEKEVMKTVDSLLGAIARPGRVHFISGLPKTRSGKMLRRSIQALAEGRDPGDLTTIDDPSTLEQIRAALAG from the coding sequence ATGACTAGGTATCGGGAGTTTCACTGCCACTCGATCGACAAGCGTGAAGAGTTCTGGGCCGAGCAGGCCGGGCTCGTGCACTGGAACAAGCCGGCGGAACAGATCTGCGATTTCTCCAACCCGCCGTTCGTCAAGTGGTTCAAGGGCGGCGAGACCAACCTCTGCTACAACGCGGTCGATCGCCACGCCGCCACGCGCCCGAACGATCGCGCGCTGATCTACGTCTCCACCGAGACGGACGAGGAGAAGGTCTACTCCTTCGCCGAGCTGCAGCGCGAGGTCGAGCGCATGGCGGCGATCTACCAGGATCTCGGGGTCAAGCGCGGCGACCGGGTGCTGATCTACATGCCGATGATCGCCGAGGCGGCCTTCGCCATGCTGGCCTGCGCGCGCATCGGCGCGATCCACTCGGTGGTGTTCGGCGGCTTCGCCGCGGGGTCGCTGGCCACCCGCATCGACGACGCCAAGCCGGTGCTGATGGTGAGCTCGGACGCCGGCATGCGCAACGGCAAGCCGGTGCCCTACAAGCATCTCGTCGATGAGGCCTGCAAGCTCGCCGAGTTTCCGCCGAAGAAGGTGCTCATCATCGACCGCGGCCTCGACAAGGGTTTCCCGAAGGTCGAGGGGCGCGACGTCGATTACGCGGCGCTGCGCGCCAAGCACATGGACGCGACCGTCCCGGTGACCTGGCTCGAGTCCTCGCAGCCGAGCTACATCCTGTATACCTCCGGCACCACCGGCAAGCCCAAGGGCGTGCAGCGCGACACTGGCGGCTACGCCGTGGCGCTCGCCGCCTCCATCAAGCACATCTTCACTGGCTTCGAGGGCGAGACCATGTTCTCGACCTCCGACATCGGCTGGGTGGTCGGCCACAGCTACATCGTCTACGGCCCGCTCATCGCCGGCATGGCCACGGTGATGTACGAGGGCACGCCGCTGCGTCCGGATGCCGGCATCTGGTGGAAGATCGTCCAGGATCACAAGGTCAACGTGATGTTCTCCGCACCCACCGCGGTGCGGGTGCTGAAGAAGCAGGACCCGGCCTACCTCAAGAAGTACGACCTCTCGTCGCTCAAGCACCTCTTCCTCGCCGGCGAGCCGCTCGACGAGACGAGCCACAAGTGGATCATGGACGAGCTGGGCATCCCAGTCATCGACAACTACTGGCAGACCGAGACGGGCTGGCCGATGCTGTCGGCGGTGCGCGGCGTCGAGAAGACCCCGATCAAATACGGCTCGCCGAGCTTCCCCGTGTTCGGCTACGACCTGCGCATCTTCCGCGAGGACGGCACCGAGTGCGGCGCGAACGAGAAGGGCATCGTGGGCATCGTCCCGCCGCTGCCGCCGGGCTGCCTGTCTACCGTCTGGGGCCAGGACGAGCGCTTCGTCTCCACCTACTTCAGCCTGTTCAAGGATCCGGTGGTCTACAGCTCGTCCGACTGGGGCATCAAGGACGAGGACGGCTACCACACCATCCTCGGCCGCATGGACGACGTCATCAACGTCGCCGGCCATCGCCTCGGCACCCGTGAGATCGAGGAGGCGATCCAGGCGCATTCCGCGATCGCCGAGGTCGCGGTGGTGGGCGTGCACGACGAGGTCAAGGGCCAGATGCCGATGGCTTTCGCCGTGGTGAAGGACGGCTCGACGGTCGACAACCCCGAGAAGCGCACCACGCTTGAGAAGGAAGTGATGAAGACGGTCGACAGCCTGCTCGGCGCGATCGCGCGCCCGGGCCGGGTGCACTTCATCTCCGGCCTGCCCAAGACCCGTTCCGGCAAGATGCTGCGCCGTTCCATCCAGGCGCTGGCCGAAGGGCGCGATCCGGGCGACCTCACCACGATCGACGATCCGAGCACGCTGGAGCAGATCAGGGCCGCGCTGGCCGGCTGA
- a CDS encoding methane monooxygenase/ammonia monooxygenase subunit C: MNTNPLVIAAARLWATEAGPVIAAAAAVTAMFAVGLYLASSFGALGAELSTGVPSISLLRLIPVWLAEGGFALALWSRIRRSSDPAVELSAAEEVRRSLVLVAWLALHILAVLVTTAALGAIDTPWRDAATGASEVTSPGHVVTYVSAIPAYILAGGGAHAYARARLRRFAHLNFHHFMIVAVGPFVFLPVIDVQQLIHSFDPDAIDYLVAYWVVIAAWTTNTGWLVTKLFRHILARMPASPTA; the protein is encoded by the coding sequence ATGAACACGAACCCACTCGTGATCGCTGCAGCTCGTTTGTGGGCAACCGAGGCCGGCCCTGTCATCGCCGCAGCGGCCGCGGTAACAGCAATGTTTGCCGTCGGCCTCTACCTGGCCAGCTCGTTCGGGGCTCTCGGCGCGGAGCTGTCCACCGGCGTTCCGTCGATCTCACTGCTGCGGCTCATCCCGGTCTGGCTTGCGGAAGGCGGCTTCGCGCTGGCGCTGTGGAGCCGGATTCGAAGGAGCAGCGACCCGGCGGTCGAGCTATCGGCCGCCGAGGAGGTCAGGCGCAGCCTGGTCCTCGTGGCGTGGCTCGCGCTTCACATTCTGGCTGTGCTCGTGACCACCGCGGCCCTGGGCGCCATCGACACGCCGTGGCGGGATGCTGCAACCGGGGCGAGTGAGGTGACGAGCCCCGGCCACGTGGTGACCTATGTTTCCGCAATACCGGCCTACATCCTGGCCGGCGGAGGCGCTCACGCATACGCACGGGCACGGCTGCGCCGCTTCGCCCACCTCAATTTCCACCACTTCATGATCGTCGCTGTCGGACCGTTCGTTTTCCTACCCGTGATCGACGTCCAACAGCTGATCCACTCGTTCGACCCGGATGCGATCGACTACCTCGTTGCCTACTGGGTGGTGATCGCCGCATGGACCACCAACACCGGATGGTTGGTGACGAAGCTGTTTCGGCACATCCTCGCTCGAATGCCGGCATCCCCGACGGCCTAG
- a CDS encoding acetyl-CoA hydrolase/transferase family protein, whose amino-acid sequence MNLEQMLSEKTAAADEIAALVQSGWTVDYGFAISQPDLLDAALAARKDELCNVRVRNALSVKPRQVIELDREQHHFHVENWHFSGYDRRKHDDGLTSYIPFNFGEGPRLYRQHLDTDLLVIKTTPMDHHGFFNFGASNSYLRAACDTARRIVVETSTAMPRCSGVENAVHISEVDFVIEGDNAPLAELPNAPISEIDRRVAELILPEIDDGACLQIGIGGMPNAVCSALATGPVKDLGIHTEMFVDGMVDLAEAGKITGWRKSTFRGKIAFTFALGTRRTYDFIDGNEMCLSLPVDETNLTENIARNRGVVSINNAMQIDLMGQVASESAGFKHCTGTGGQLQFVRGAFMSEGGKSFICLSSRYLKGGEPRSRIVSGLAPGTVVTTPRTDVMYVVTEYGIVNLKGKSVPDRVRALISIAHPDDRELLERQARECGLLPRRLY is encoded by the coding sequence ATGAATCTCGAACAGATGCTATCCGAGAAAACCGCGGCCGCAGACGAAATTGCGGCTCTCGTGCAGAGCGGTTGGACTGTCGACTATGGATTTGCAATCAGCCAGCCCGACCTCCTTGACGCCGCCTTGGCGGCGCGCAAGGACGAGCTGTGCAACGTGCGCGTGCGCAACGCGCTTTCGGTCAAGCCGCGCCAAGTGATCGAGCTCGACCGCGAGCAGCACCACTTTCACGTCGAAAACTGGCACTTCTCCGGCTACGACAGGCGCAAGCACGACGACGGCCTCACCAGTTACATCCCATTCAACTTCGGTGAAGGGCCGCGGCTGTACAGGCAGCACCTCGACACGGATCTGCTGGTGATCAAGACGACTCCCATGGATCATCACGGATTCTTCAATTTCGGCGCCAGCAACAGCTACCTCCGGGCAGCGTGCGACACTGCCCGACGCATCGTGGTGGAAACCAGCACGGCGATGCCGCGGTGCTCCGGTGTCGAGAATGCTGTGCACATCTCCGAGGTCGATTTCGTCATCGAGGGTGACAACGCCCCACTCGCCGAGCTGCCGAATGCGCCGATTTCCGAGATCGACCGCCGCGTGGCGGAACTCATTCTGCCGGAAATCGATGACGGTGCCTGCCTGCAGATTGGCATCGGCGGCATGCCCAACGCGGTGTGCTCAGCGCTGGCTACGGGCCCGGTCAAGGACCTCGGCATACACACCGAGATGTTCGTCGACGGCATGGTGGACCTGGCCGAAGCAGGCAAGATCACGGGGTGGCGGAAGAGCACGTTCCGCGGCAAGATCGCCTTCACCTTCGCCCTCGGTACCCGCCGGACCTACGATTTCATCGACGGCAACGAGATGTGCCTGAGCCTGCCCGTGGACGAGACCAACCTCACCGAGAACATTGCCCGCAACCGCGGTGTGGTGTCGATCAACAACGCCATGCAGATCGACCTCATGGGACAAGTCGCCTCTGAGAGCGCCGGGTTCAAGCATTGCACGGGCACCGGCGGCCAACTCCAGTTCGTGCGCGGCGCCTTCATGTCGGAGGGCGGCAAGTCGTTCATCTGCCTGTCGTCGCGCTACTTGAAGGGCGGCGAGCCGCGCTCGCGCATCGTCTCCGGGCTCGCCCCCGGCACGGTGGTGACTACGCCGCGTACTGACGTGATGTACGTGGTCACCGAGTACGGAATCGTCAATCTCAAGGGCAAGAGTGTCCCAGACAGGGTGCGCGCGCTCATATCCATCGCGCATCCCGACGACCGCGAACTCCTGGAGAGACAGGCTCGCGAGTGCGGTCTGTTGCCGCGCCGATTGTACTGA
- a CDS encoding AMP-binding protein gives MDSIQSFHEARDFLLTHRTDYDAAYRDFRWPVLNEFNWALDYFDGSLARTGGTALLLVDESGAQTKISFSEMSQRSNQVANFLRALGVKRGDHILIMLGNVVPLWEATLAAIKLGAVVVPTTTLVTPEDLRDRIDRGRIAHILCAAQDTHKFAGLAEGLTRICVGSSADGWVEFEGARDAESSFVPDGVTRATDPLLLYFTSGTTSKPKLVLHTHQSYPVGHLSTMYWLGLKPGDLHYNISSPGWAKHAWSCFFAPWNAGATVFVYSAARFNTGATLDVLTRYGVTSLCAPPTVWRMLIQENLADWPVKLRELASAGEPLNPEVIEQVKRAWGLSIRDGYGQTETTAQVGNPPGQPIRYGSMGRPLPGYRAVLLDTDGQPGVEGELSLPLAHWQLGLMEGYQGDEAKNAEVMRDGHYHTGDVARIDEDGYLWHVGRADDVFKSSDYRISPFELESLLIEHDAVVEAAVVPSPDPVRLSVPKAFVVLRAGSAPDRNTACEIFRFVRDKVAPYKRVRRLEFTDLPKTISGKIRRVELRQKEQQRKDASCRGATEFWYEDFPELT, from the coding sequence ATGGACTCGATACAATCGTTTCATGAGGCAAGGGATTTTCTCCTGACGCACCGGACCGACTACGACGCCGCATATCGCGATTTTCGCTGGCCCGTGCTCAATGAATTCAATTGGGCGCTCGATTACTTCGACGGCAGTCTGGCCCGCACCGGCGGAACCGCGCTGTTACTGGTGGACGAGTCGGGGGCGCAGACGAAGATCAGCTTCAGCGAGATGTCGCAGCGATCGAACCAAGTCGCCAACTTCCTGCGCGCCTTGGGTGTCAAGCGCGGAGACCACATCCTGATCATGCTCGGCAACGTCGTGCCCCTGTGGGAAGCCACACTCGCGGCGATCAAGCTCGGGGCGGTCGTGGTTCCGACCACCACCCTGGTCACCCCGGAGGACCTGCGTGATCGTATCGACCGAGGTCGCATCGCACACATCCTTTGCGCCGCCCAGGATACGCACAAATTCGCCGGCTTGGCTGAAGGGCTCACGCGCATCTGTGTGGGCAGCTCGGCGGACGGCTGGGTCGAATTCGAAGGTGCGCGCGACGCAGAGAGCAGCTTCGTGCCGGACGGTGTAACCCGGGCCACCGACCCCTTGTTGCTCTACTTCACCTCGGGCACAACCTCGAAACCCAAGCTCGTGCTCCACACCCATCAGAGCTACCCGGTCGGCCATCTGTCGACCATGTACTGGCTTGGCCTCAAACCCGGCGACCTCCATTACAATATCAGCTCGCCGGGGTGGGCCAAGCATGCCTGGAGCTGCTTCTTCGCGCCCTGGAACGCGGGGGCGACGGTCTTCGTCTACAGCGCGGCCCGCTTCAACACCGGGGCAACTCTGGACGTGCTGACCCGCTACGGGGTGACCAGCCTGTGTGCGCCACCCACCGTGTGGCGCATGCTGATACAGGAAAATCTCGCGGACTGGCCGGTCAAGCTTCGGGAACTCGCGAGCGCGGGTGAGCCGCTCAATCCAGAAGTGATCGAGCAGGTGAAAAGGGCGTGGGGCCTTTCCATCCGCGACGGCTACGGCCAAACGGAGACCACCGCTCAGGTTGGCAACCCGCCAGGCCAGCCAATCCGCTACGGCTCCATGGGCCGCCCACTTCCGGGCTATCGCGCTGTCCTGCTAGATACCGACGGACAACCCGGCGTCGAGGGCGAGTTGAGCCTCCCCCTCGCCCATTGGCAACTAGGGCTAATGGAGGGCTACCAGGGCGATGAGGCCAAGAACGCCGAAGTGATGCGCGACGGCCACTACCACACCGGAGATGTGGCACGCATCGACGAGGACGGCTACCTCTGGCACGTCGGACGTGCCGACGACGTGTTCAAGTCCTCGGATTACCGCATCAGCCCCTTCGAACTCGAGAGCCTGCTGATCGAGCACGATGCGGTGGTGGAAGCCGCGGTGGTGCCCAGCCCCGACCCCGTGCGACTGTCGGTCCCGAAGGCCTTCGTCGTCCTGCGCGCCGGTAGTGCCCCGGACCGCAACACGGCGTGCGAGATCTTCCGCTTCGTCCGCGACAAGGTCGCGCCCTACAAGCGCGTGCGGCGCCTCGAGTTCACGGATCTGCCCAAGACCATCTCCGGCAAGATCCGCCGCGTCGAGCTGCGCCAGAAGGAGCAGCAGCGCAAGGATGCCTCGTGTCGCGGGGCGACCGAGTTCTGGTACGAGGATTTTCCCGAGCTCACCTGA